From Longimicrobium sp., the proteins below share one genomic window:
- the hemB gene encoding porphobilinogen synthase: MSGGSFPSYRPRRLRRTEPLRALVRETTLVPGDLVLPLFVAPGRGVRRAVASMPGVEQTSADELLRDAEEALGLGLGGVLLFGIPEHKDEAGSEGYAEGGVVQGAVRLLKRELPELLVVTDVCLCEYTSHGHCGIVVDGDVDNDATVPLLARMAVTHAAAGADVVAPSDMMDGRVGAIRAALDQAGFAKTAILSYAAKYASAFYGPFRDAADSAPAFGDRRTAQMDPANVEEALREVRLDIQEGADIVMVKPALAYLDVIRRVKDETGWPVCAYHVSGEYAMIEAAAERGWIDGPRAHCEALTAIRRAGADLVVSYWARQFARAERG; encoded by the coding sequence TTGAGCGGCGGATCCTTCCCCTCGTACCGCCCGCGCCGGCTGCGGCGCACCGAGCCCCTGCGCGCGCTGGTGCGCGAGACCACGCTCGTGCCCGGCGACCTGGTGCTCCCCCTCTTCGTGGCCCCCGGCCGGGGGGTGCGCCGCGCCGTGGCCTCCATGCCCGGCGTGGAGCAGACCTCGGCCGACGAGCTGCTGAGGGACGCCGAGGAGGCGCTCGGGCTGGGCCTCGGCGGCGTGCTCCTCTTCGGCATCCCCGAGCACAAGGACGAGGCCGGGAGCGAGGGCTACGCCGAGGGCGGCGTGGTGCAGGGCGCCGTCCGCCTGCTCAAGCGCGAGCTCCCCGAACTGCTGGTGGTCACCGACGTGTGCCTGTGCGAGTACACCAGCCACGGGCACTGCGGGATCGTGGTGGACGGCGACGTCGACAACGACGCCACCGTGCCGCTGCTGGCGCGCATGGCCGTCACCCACGCCGCGGCCGGCGCCGACGTGGTGGCGCCCTCCGACATGATGGACGGCCGCGTGGGGGCGATCCGCGCCGCGCTCGACCAGGCCGGCTTCGCGAAGACGGCGATCCTCTCCTACGCCGCCAAGTACGCCTCGGCGTTCTACGGCCCCTTCCGCGACGCCGCCGACAGCGCCCCGGCGTTCGGCGACCGGCGCACCGCGCAGATGGACCCGGCCAACGTCGAGGAGGCGCTGCGCGAGGTGCGGCTCGACATCCAGGAGGGCGCCGACATCGTGATGGTCAAGCCCGCGCTCGCCTACCTGGACGTGATCCGCCGGGTGAAGGACGAGACCGGGTGGCCGGTGTGCGCCTACCACGTCTCGGGCGAGTACGCCATGATCGAGGCCGCCGCCGAGCGCGGGTGGATCGACGGCCCGCGCGCGCACTGCGAGGCGCTCACCGCCATCCGCCGCGCGGGCGCGGACCTGGTCGTCTCGTACTGGGCCCGCCAGTTCGCCCGC